A region from the Sander vitreus isolate 19-12246 chromosome 1, sanVit1, whole genome shotgun sequence genome encodes:
- the slc5a7a gene encoding high-affinity choline transporter 1 codes for MTFHVEGLVAIAIFYLLILFVGIWAAWKNKHSGEAEGTDRSETIMVGGRDIGLFVGGFTMTATWVGGGYINGTAEYVYLPEYGLAWAQAPFGYALSLVVGGLFFAKPMRSRGYVTMLDPFQQKYGKRMGGLLFIPALMGEIFWSAAILSALGATLSVIVDMDINVSVVISALIAIFYTLVGGLYSVAYTDVVQLFCIFIGLWISVPFALTNPAVSDITVTAVQQVYQSPWRGSIQKGDTWVWIDNFCLLMLGGIPWQVYFQRVLSASSATYAQVLSFLAAFGCLVMAVPSVLIGAIGASTDWNQTTYGAIPPKEKDQADMILPIVLQHLCPPFVSFFGLGAVSAAVMSSADSSILSASSMFARNIYQLAFRQSASDREIVWVMRITIFVFGGLATLMALVTGTVYGLWYLSSDLVYVIIFPQLLSVLFVKGTNTYGSVAAYLCGMVLRIGGGEPYLRLPPFIYYPGWTTEERIHHITGETEEVVIQKFPFKTVSMLASFLGNVAFSYLAKYLFESGKISHKYDFLDAVVSMDSGEIMDKTTLVTRSNNIGLSEMAPVKPRLSVTLAAAFTRRDTLPAETVEEEEEESSPDSSHHDEK; via the exons ATGACCTTCCATGTAGAGGGGCTTGTGGCTATCGCGATCTTCTATCTACTGATCCTGTTCGTGGGCATCTGGGCGGCATGGAAGAACAAACACTCCGGGGAGGCGGAGGGCACCGACCGCAGCGAAACTATCATGGTCGGAGGGAGAGACATTGGATTATTTGTCGGTGGATTTACCATGACAG CGACCTGGGTTGGAGGAGGATATATCAATGGCACAGCTGAGTATGTGTATCTGCCTGAATATGGTTTGGCTTGGGCTCAAGCTCCCTTTGGATATGCCCTCAGTCTTGTTGTGG GTGGTCTTTTTTTCGCTAAGCCCATGCGCTCTCGAGGTTACGTCACCATGTTGGACCCGTTCCAGCAGAAGTATGGGAAACGCATGGGTGGCCTCCTCTTCATACCTGCACTCATGGGTGAGATCTTCTGGTCTGCTGCCATCTTATCCGCCCTTG GTGCTACCCTGAGTGTGATCGTGGACATGGACATTAATGTCTCAGTGGTTATCTCAGCACTCATTGCAATCTTTTACACTCTGGTTGGAGGACTTTACTCTGTGGCCTACACTGATGTTGTCCAGCTCTTCTGTATCTTTATTGGCCTG TGGATCAGTGTCCCTTTTGCTTTGACCAACCCTGCGGTGTCAGACATTACCGTTACTGCGGTGCAGCAAGTGTACCAGTCGCCCTGGAGAGGCAGCATCCAGAAGGGTGACACCTGGGTCTGGATCGACAACTTCTGCCTCCTG ATGCTTGGAGGAATACCCTGGCAGGTGTATTTCCAGAGAGTCCTGTCAGCCTCCTCGGCCACCTACGCCCAGGTCCTCTCCTTCCTGGCCGCATTCGGGTGCCTCGTCATGGCTGTGCCCTCCGTTCTCATCGGGGCCATCGGGGCCTCCACAG ACTGGAACCAGACAACATATGGTGCCATTCCTCCGAAAGAGAAGGACCAAGCGGACATGATTCTACCCATCGTGCTCCAACACCTCTGCCCtccatttgtctctttctttggcCTGGGTGCAGTGTCTGCAGCTGTCATGTCATCTGCAGACTCCTCCATCCTTTCAGCGAGTTCCATGTTTGCAAGGAACATCTACCAGCTTGCCTTTAGACAGTCG GCATCTGACCGTGAGATTGTGTGGGTGATGCGTATTACTATCTTTGTATTCGGCGGCCTTGCCACGTTGATGGCGCTGGTGACCGggacagtttacggcctctggTACCTGAGTTCAGACCTGGTTTACGTCATCATTTTCCCCCAGCTGCTCAGTGTGCTCTTTGTCAAAGGCACCAACACGTACGGCTCTGTGGCTGCCTACCTGTGCGGCATGGTGCTGCGTATAGGTGGAGGTGAACCCTACCTGCGTCTGCCTCCTTTCATTTACTACCCTGGCTGGACCACGGAGGAGAGGATACACCACATTACTGGAGAAACGGAGGAAGTCGTCATCCAGAAGTTCCCCTTCAAGACCGTGTCTATGCTGGCCTCTTTCCTGGGTAACGTTGCTTTCTCCTACCTGGCAAAGTACCTGTTTGAGAGCGGGAAGATTTCACACAAGTACGACTTTCTGGATGCAGTGGTGTCCATGGACAGTGGAGAGATTATGGATAAGACGACGCTTGTGACTCGCAGCAACAACATCGGGTTGTCGGAGATGGCGCCCGTCAAACCGCGGCTGAGCGTGACCTTGGCGGCCGCCTTCACGCGACGCGACACATTGCCGGCAGAaacagtggaggaggaggaggaagagtccAGCCCTGATTCCTCCCACCATgatgaaaaatga